Proteins encoded together in one Labrus bergylta chromosome 20, fLabBer1.1, whole genome shotgun sequence window:
- the LOC109999182 gene encoding polycystin-1-like protein 1, protein MGCVHGSSSRLYAPEGARDLDPVACCARCLDEGYPVAALTSEACFCGNCQHGLVASECLNTSYSGEMKDVPGIWHVGTEPETFICLRFFFLFSFLFFSFLFFSFLFFSSALSLPVGCGEKSVAFYRTEGPFLSSVRLSISPDRVQVGKTFVVEVSGKLAGRPNQPTGIPGVGGTELSFVNIEFENPTPKGQSPRHVRVFDDGSFSWSADWIFETPGKYKLNISVSNPLSSLSSTLHLSVMQPSPLSLVISLLHGPLGVPSLQAHSKNGTVEAVYQGDPVTLQAHLVDGLPAEFIWCFIPEDKEENMRCIKTASSSDCVNSTVPTSGEGLYVGVAYKNKSITVHVEGSRKSSLPVRVNPTWQPPASQSPAPSPAHNVQIYVENQAYPTNADITLLAVAQVPDPVEFLWDFGDSRSVRTTSRTVAKRYQKPGRYDVIVVMTSSQTSVTSDVFSLVIQRAVRLNRLLHPASVLQNQTVTLGCRVNTGSDPTFLWSFGDGSSKTGQSTEQHVYHRTGEFTVNVTVSNLVSSAPLSSHIFVVDRPCQPPPVKNMGPLKLQVPRYETIRLGVTYETEVDCDISGGLHYTWTLFDSAGRILSLRLVDTNRQSLILPRHLLHYDTYTAIARVQVIGSVVYSNYSVRVQVIPSPPVAFIQGGTNIYINNRHTEVVTLDGQRSSDPDFPMNSISFSWKCRPVSSIAGSCFHQDVPTSSPVLSFPASFLKKNFDQFQFTLTVHSGERSASSESFVTVTPGVIRKVSVYCLQCQEDQLNWDQSFSVSAECEGCDMSSESVQYSWSLFLVKASSKPVIEVPFCYTLDLSAPSTILEGSATSPQSPATSTLSPPVKDALQVTMAVNVSKTRARKRNQNLADSSVLLKNNRKKSREEPFYRPQGEFDPPEPLYSSTEYQTLALDNSSVLYPDHFGLSDVISEMQIDSDSSADWELSFPVLESDDLEGQIGETKLVPLLWQIPEEGEPGISAGRPTGAAGETFSLGDDSVFDPALHEDEGSNLVDDRPLVAVHEPTLLDLPRDEVDRSVFESYTYTGISSPLLSFRPFSLRPGSRYMLEVTAKSHDSYLGRTQLFLKTNPAPKGMTCQVQPIRGIELFTHFSIFCTSGREDLVYEYSFSVGDRPPRMLYVGRDFQYYFSLPAGDPDDGFKVTIYTVIRSSIGGAATKPCPVGVRVQPRFFRDNSSSFHLDPDLELSEAGLRNLSALMQLGNTLEIRNYVSLLTGILNRLSRDTEANTHMQRRTRNVLICTLCELESSEEASMVDSICILKNLLHVTHQVSLASARRVTAHVQDISERLSQARAPGGYHLNQETLNTLVTLLSYSLQAAVNSNDLSSEKFNSGDTKQALGPDSRNEYIRNGLSGGCIPGSSPGVYIETLGSISTKQMMQVVDEILHTATDLVLRNILFNEAEEVRVSSTFIDLHGRHQNQTSTVVSIGSSTFYLPPSLIQLLFGHSRETQRSCVLSLLTKFSHSPYTWAHHPGKLSGPVMELSLYKCSTKRKIPVHSLIQPIIIELQPPQRNKSSIKEHSLLRSQINYHSFRITQEHLQQAIQLSVVFRPSLDKAFPIMLLFRMFERPTPSMHRLLKIHHWESNATRITLPTSYLSAAGVGYLALLNADFEKAARRKYMSEQVSYSFTVESSLCLSLDHHRRAWTQHGCQTQQVDTTAAVNCSCQQLRPVTVMQQQIQSSHDTAGVDPFISVSTNLTVLCVLVLCVCLYVPGLVVCTRADVASEVNQRVHFLSDNSPRDPYLYAVTVHTGPCSVACMSAKVYIVLNGKDGISQTKELQVPGCTLFRKNTQDTFILSAADCLGPVWGVHIWHDNSGPSPTWHLKNVEVSEVNIGNVRGRSWLFVGECWLAVNKGDGRVERMLLVCNQGLGFVKMLCLKLSDYFVDHHVWMSVHSRPCPNPFTYTQRLSVCLLLLMGYACVNTIIISQMDDRSLLEAGIVDVSAVSVTTGILSVVAVLPAGALISFLFRLCDVKLAESNGQHTNGTNSEKIFFEDAQSVTDSVFEPHLFWSSLQRWAQEAWRNKHQGADLESVYSTNTDKEPVIQTDVAIKKEHAFEVENTKSAFQNVSLITEGPDVDAPQGKVLGLLSESSGFHGTKPALLSSTRAGDEAIQRDKVPQEKKEEGSHYQAIWSNYSRRQDNVARLKRRGFRPISQWSHYLAWTLCLLLSLCSLGLSVVLGTRFSSSQVLLWIHSLLICLMCCIFFIQPAVIVAVAVVVSFWYRKRADFHSFSRVTDVETEVSKLPSPDGSYQQEDPFSKTAFPLKRCTNHEKLLGARQRARFLHHVRPSTLAELKKTRGKKKRETLIRKTLRDLSVCFSMFFLILCINYGSSLTADYNHLNKAVRKQLIRGHDKSFMSIQKHDDWWTWTHSRLLHLLYKNASTTTKSNVLIGEPILWKMDKSRLFQLPSMTPMPECLRSFMSGTSTQPHSGVFVPTTNPSRTCGQLGCYFGQSVEVGLGHRNLSLCRSDAASKLKLLSSGGWLGRQTAAVKVQFTLFSPALNLFTGVTMLAEQSPTGVLLPSAKVQSVRVYHTPAVWDYVTMVCQLLFLLLSLLQLWDQVYSVGQEGLFGYSRRPCSWLEVSLLIVTLVYYSYYIYHSAIVLDIVELLQRHNHRRHVDVVLLATCEQHIRILGGVLLFLLTVKCATVLRVIRTFATSAALLTRTLYRLLWPMITGLILMVALSCVGNLLLVKSSWAFSLPSRSPQTRLSHYWSHRALKCPLLSERDLLYRGALYLSSIVWTAGTLGVVSSVFRSAKASRTRGNVFTVTELTDYIRQRVSEFTGHARRQSLTENQVERRTYHLEEFEGLVDELLFKLNVLSNSLHLTLPPKAHHYREEDSPHTSPIQEPPDLDAQDSVRPLPSEETMSNDHTDVSGHVETLSPSYLLRSRLEPEILTLQQQRNQRGDDCFSNTAFASHNSQQPDTITEENPKDRELETYFNVQNCVSPPGSASLITVCSDDDPEKEVDQTTRRDYSCWLSITQATHTEVVLEVLVHEAPESLPSYKQ, encoded by the exons ggaTTCCGGGAGTGGGAGGGACAGAGCTTTCTTTTGTCAACATTGAGTTTGAGAATCCGACCCCTAAAGGTCAAAGTCCACGCCATGTCAGAGTGTTCGATGACGGCTCCTTTTCTTGGTCAGCTGATTGGATTTTTGAAACTCCAGGAAAATATAAACTCA ACATCAGTGTCTCCAAcccgctctcctctctctcctccaccctccacctCTCTGTCATGCAGCCGTCTCCACTCAGCTTAGTGATCTCACTACTACACGGACCCCTGGGTGTCCCCTCTCTACAGGCACACTCAAAAAATGGGACCGTGGAGGCAGTATATCAGGGCGACCCTGTCACACTGCAGGCACACCTGGTTGATGGTTTACCGGCAGAGTTTATTTGGTGTTTTATTCCAGAGgacaaagaggaaaacatgAGGTGTATAAAGACAGCTTCCAGCTCAGACTGTGTGAACAGCACTGTG CCGACTTCAGGAGAGGGCCTTTATGTGGGTGTGGCTTACAAGAACAAAAGCATAACGGTCCACGTTGAGGGGAGCAGGAAGTCGTCACTACCAGTTAGAGTTAATCCAACATGGCAACCACCCGCCAGTCAGAGTCCTGCTCCCAGCCCGGCACATAATG TCCAGATATATGTAGAAAATCAAGCTTATCCAACAAATGCAGACATAACTCTCCTGGCAGTGGCTCAAGTACCAGACCCTGTGGAGTTCCTCTGGGACTTTGGAGACTCGAGATCAGTCAGAACCACCTCAAGGACTGTCgctaaaagatatcaaaaacCTGGACG GTATGATGTTATTGTAGTCATGACTAGCAGCCAGACCTCTGTTACCTCCGATGTGTTCTCGCTGGTCATCCAGAGAGCGGTAAGGCTCAACAGGCTGCTCCACCCAGCTTCTGTCCTGCAGAACCAAACAGTTACGTTGGGTTGTCGGGTCAACACTGGGTCTGATCCCACCTTCCTGTGGAGCTTTGGAGACGGATCATCCAAGACGGGACAGAGCACAGAACAGCACGTCTACCACAG GACAGGAGAGTTCACAGTGAACGTCACTGTATCTAATCTGGTCAGCTCTGCCCCTTTAAGTAGTCACATCTTCGTTGTGGACCGGCCTTGTCAGCCCCCCCCTGTTAAAAACATGGGTCCTCTCAAACTACAG GTTCCAAGATACGAGACAATCCGTCTTGGGGTGACCTATGAGACTGAAGTGGACTGTGACATTTCAGGCGGCCTTCACTACACGTGGACATTGTTTGACTCTGCAGGACGCATCTTGTCTTTGCGTCTTgttgacacaaacagacagagccTTATTCTGCCAAGACATCTCCTGCATTATGACACCTACACTGCTATAGCCAGG GTTCAAGTCATTGGCAGTGTGGTTTACAGTAACtacagtgtgagagtgcaggtGATACCAAGCCCTCCCGTAGCCTTCATCCAGGGTGGCACAAACATCTACattaacaacagacacactgaggtGGTAACCCTGGACGGGCAGAGATCTTCTGACCCAGACTTCCCCATGAACTCCATCAG cTTCAGCTGGAAATGTAGACCCGTCAGCTCCATCGCCGgctcctgtttccaccaagACGTTCCCACTTCATCCCCCGTGCTCTCATTTCCGGCTagtttcctaaaaaaaaactttgaccagTTTCAGTTCACGCTCACCGTCCACAGCGGTGAGCGCTCAGCTTCATCAGAGAGCTTTGTCACAGTAACACCCGGTGTGATCAG GAAGGTGTCAGTTTACTGCCTCCAGTGCCAAGAAGATCAGCTGAACTGGGATCAGTCGTTCTCTGTCAGCGCCGAGTGTGAGGGCTGTGATATGTCCTCAGAATCAGTGCAGTACAGCTGGAGTCTGTTCTTAGTCAAAGCATCCTCCAAGCCGGTCatagaag TCCCATTTTGTTACACATTGGATCTCAGTGCTCCGTCAACAATCTTGGAGGGTTCTGCAACTTCCCCTCAGTCTCCTGCAACTTCCACCCTGTCTCCACCTGTTAAAGATGCTCTACAGGTCACAATGGCTGTCAATGTATCTAAAACAAGAGCCAGAAAGAGAAATCAGAACCTGGCTGACAGCTCAGTATTattgaaaaataacagaaagaaATCAA GAGAGGAGCCCTTTTATCGCCCTCAGGGGGAGTTTGACCCTCCAGAGCCTTTGTACTCCTCCACTGAATACCAGACTCTTGCCCTTGACAACAGCAGCGTCCTATATCCAGACCACTTTGGACTGAGTGACGTTATCAGTGAAATGCAAATAGATTCGGACTCCTCTGCTGACTGGGAGCTTTCTTTTCCTGTCCTGGAGAGTGATGACTTGGAAGGCCAAATAGGTGAGACAAAACTGGTCCCTCTGCTCTGGCA GATCCCAGAGGAAGGAGAGCCAGGGATTTCAGCAGGTCGACCTACAG gTGCAGCTGGTGAGACCTTCAGTCTAGGAgatgattcagtgtttgatccAGCATTGCATGAAGATGAAGGAAGTAATCTGGTCGATGACAGGCCGCTGGTCGCAGTCCACGAACCAACCTTACTGGATCTACCTCGAGATGAAGTGGACAGGAGTGTTTTTGAGTCCTACACTTACACAG GaatttcctctcctctgctcagcTTCAGGCCGTTCAGCCTGAGACCTGGCAGCAGATACATGTTGGAGGTCACTGCCA AGTCTCATGACAGTTATCTGGGCCGGACTCAGCTGTTCCTAAAAACCAACCCTGCTCCAAAAGGCATGACGTGTCAggtgcagccaatcagaggaataGAGCTCTTTACACACTTCAGCATCTTCTGCACCTCGGGGAGAGAG GATTTAGTGTACGAGTACAGCTTCAGTGTAGGAGACAGACCTCCCAGGATGCTGTATGTGGGCAGAGACTTCCAGTACTACTTCAGCCTTCCTGCTGGTGACCCTGATGATGGCTTTAAAG TAACTATTTACACCGTGATCAGAAGCAGCATCGGTGGGGCGGCTACTAAACCCTGTCCTGTAGGCGTCCGAGTCCAGCCAAGATTCTTCAGAGACAactcttcctcttttcatctTGATCCTGATCTGGAGCT tTCAGAGGCAGGTCTCAGGAATTTATCAGCTTTGATGCAGCTTGGGAACACTTTAGAGATTCGCAACTACGTCAGCCTCCTCACCGGCATCCTGAACAGACTCAGCCGGGACActgaggcaaacacacacatgcagagacgCACACGCAATGTGCTTATCTGCACATTGTGTGAGCTAGAGAGCAGTgaagag GCGTCGATGGTAGACAGCATCTGCATTCTTAAAAATCTTCTGCATGTGACACATCAG GTCTCATTAGCAAGTGCAAGGAGAGTGACGGCTCATGTTCAGGACATCTCGGAGCGGTTATCGCAAGCCAGAGCTCCAGGTGGGTACCATCTGAACCAAGAGACACTCAACACCCTGGTGACCCTGCTCTCATATAGCCTGCAAGCTGCTGTTAACAGTAATGACCTCTCGTCAGAAAAGTTCAACAGTGGTGACACTAAACAGGCTTTAGGACCGGACTCGCGCAATGAATACATTAGAAATGGCCTGTCTGGTGGCTGCATACCCGGCTCATCCCCTGGTGTTTACATAGAAACACTTGGATCCATTTCAACAAAGCAGATGATGCAAGTTGTAGATGAGATTCTGCACACTGCTACAGACCTGGTgctg AGGAACATCTTGTTTAACGAGGCCGAGGAGGTCAGAGTCAGCTCCACTTTTATCGACTTACACGGCAGACACCAAAACCAAACCTCCACAGTGGTCAGCATTGGTTCGAGCACCTTCTACCTGCCACCCTCCCTCATCCAGCTCCTGTTTGGTCATAGTAGAGAGACTCAGAGGTCATGTGTGCTCAGCTTGCTGACCAAGTTCAGCCACAGCCCTTACACCTGGGCTCACCACCCTGGAAAG CTGAGTGGACCAGTGATGGAGCTGAGCCTATacaagtgcagcacaaagagaaAGATTCCTGTTCACTCCCTTATTCAGCCAATAATCATCGAGTTGCAGCCACCACAGAGGAAC aagagCTCTATTAAGGAGCACAGTCTCCTGCGCAGCCAAATCAACTACCACAGCTTCAGGATTACCCAGGAGCACTTGCAGCAGGCCATCCAGCTTAGTGTGGTGTTCAGGCCATCGCTTGACAAGGCATTTCCCATCATGTTGCTCTTCAG aatGTTTGAGAGGCcgactcccagcatgcaccgtCTGCTCAAGATTCACCACTGGGAGAGCAACGCCACGCGTATCACTCTGCCCACATCCTACCTGAGTG CTGCAGGGGTAGGCTACCTGGCCCTGCTGAATGCAGATTTTGAGAAAGCAGCCAGACGCAAGTACATGAGTGAGCAGGTCAGCTACAGTTTCACCGTGGAGAGCAGCCTGTGTTTGTCCTTGGACCACCACAGGAGGGCCTGGACACAACATGGCTGCCAGACACAGCAAGTGGACACCACTGCTGCGGTCAACTGCAG TTGTCAGCAGTTGAGACCAGTGACTGTGATGCAGCAGCAGATCCAGAGCAGCCATGACACAGCCGGAGTGGACCCGTTTATAAG tGTGTCCACTAATCTGacagtgctgtgtgtgctggtgctgtgtgtgtgcctgtacgTCCCTGGATTGGTGGTGTGTACGCGGGCTGATGTCGCCTCTGAGGTGAACCAAAGAGTCCACTTTCTGTCTGACAACTCGCCTCGTGACCCATATCTTTACGCTGTCACAGTCCACACCGGTCCTTGCTCTGTCGCCTGTATGAGTGCAAAG GTTTACATAGTGCTGAATGGTAAAGATGGGATCTCACAGACAAAAGAACTACAAGTCCCAGGATGCACCTTGTtcaggaaaaacacacaagatacATTTATATTAAG TGCAGCTGACTGTCTGGGCCCAGTATGGGGGGTTCACATCTGGCATGACAACTCTGGCCCCTCCCCGACCTGGCACCTTAAAAATGTGGAGGTATCTGAG GTGAACATAGGGAATGTAAGAGGGCGTTCTTGGCTCTTTGTTGGCGAGTGCTGGCTAGCTGTGAATAAAGGGGACGGTCGGGTGGAGAGAATGCTGCTAGTTTGCAACCAGGGACTCGGCTTTGTTAAG ATGTTGTGTCTCAAGCTATCGGACTACTTTGTCGACCATCACGTGTGGATGTCTGTACACAGTCGTCCCTGCCCCAACCCTTTCACATACACTCAAAGACTTAGCGTTTGCCTGCTGCTCCTGATGGGCTATGCATGTGTCAACACAATAATCATATCTCAAATGGATGATCGG TCGCTGTTAGAGGCGGGCATCgttgatgtttcagctgtttcCGTGACAACAGGAATATTAAGTGTGGTGGCTGTGTTGCCTGCAGGAGCGTTGATATCTTTCCTGTTTCGGCTGTGCGACGTCAAATTGGCAGAGTCAAACGGCCAACACACAAACGGCACAAACAGTGAAAAGATCTTTTTTGAAG ATGCTCAGTCAGTGACTGATAGTGTATTTGAGCCTCATCTCTTCTGGAGTAGTCTTCAGCGGTGGGCCCAGGAAGCGTGGAGGAACAAACACCAG ggCGCGGACCTGGAGTCAGTTTATTCTACGAACACAGATAAAGAACCTGTAATCCAAACAGATGTGGCCATAAAAAAGGAACATGCTTTTGAAGTTGAGAATACGAAATCagcatttcaaaatgtgtcccTGATTACTGAGGGGCCCGATGTTGATGCACCTCAGGGAAAAGTGTTAGGTCTTTTAAGTGAAAGCAGTGGGTTTCATGGAACCAAACCAGCTCTTTTGTCCAGTACGAGGGCGGGCGATGAAGCTATTCAGAGGGATAAAGTTCctcaagaaaaaaaggaggaaggcAGCCATTACCAGGCAATCTGGTCCAATTACAGCAGACGTCAAGACAACGTTGCCAGGCTCAAAAGGAGAGGATTCAGACCAATATCCCAGTGGAGTCACTATCTGGCCTGGACCCtgtgtctgctgttgtctctctgcagcctggGGCTCTCTGTAGTGCTGGGAACGAG gttCAGCAGCAGCCAGGTTCTGCTTTGGATACACTCCCTTTTGATCTGCCTGATGTGTTGCATCTTCTTCATTCAACCAGCTGTG ATAGTCGCGGTGGCAGTGGTTGTCTCATTTTGGTACAGAAAAAGAGCAGACTTTCACAGTTTCTCCAGAGTCACAGATGTTGAGACAGAGGTTTCAAAACTGCCGAGTCCCGATGGTTCTTATCAACAAGAAGATCCGTTTAGTAAAACTGCCTTTCCTCTGAAGAGATGCACAAACCACGAAAAG CTGCTTGGAGCTCGCCAGCGTGCCCGGTTCCTTCATCACGTACGCCCGTCAACACTAGCAGAACTAAAGAAAACGcgtgggaagaaaaaaagagagactctAATCCGCAAAACCCTCAG GGATCTGTCGGTCTGTTTCTCCATGTTTTTTCTAATACTATGCATAAATTATGGCAGCTCACTGACAGCTGATTATAACCACCTCAACAAAGCAGTGAGAAAACAGTTGATAAG GGGCCATGATAAGTCCTTTATGTCCATACAAAAACATGACGACTGGTGGACGTGGACACACAGCCGCCTCCTTCATTTACTGTACAAAAATGCATCAACCACAACCAAG TCAAACGTCTTGATTGGAGAGCCAATCCTGTGGAAGATGGACAAGTCCCGCTTATTCCAG CTCCCGAGCATGACTCCCATGCCAGAGTGTCTTCGTTCATTCATGTCTGGAACATCCACTCAACCACACTCCGGTGTCTTTGTTCCCACAACAAATCCTTCAAGGACATGTGGCCAGCTGGGCTGCTACTTTGGACAAAGTGTTGAAGTCGGCTTAGGCCACAGGAa TTTGTCCCTCTGCAGGTCTGATGCTGCGTCCAAACTGAAGCTCCTGAGTTCAGGTGGATGGCTgggcagacagacagcagctgtgAAAGTCCAGTTCACCTTGTTCAGTCCTGCACTCAACTTATTTACCGGTGTGACGATGCTGGCTGAGCAGAGCCCGACAGGTGTCCTCCTGCCCTCTGCCAAAGTCCAGTCAGTTAGGGTGTATCACACCCCTGCTGTGTGGGACTATGTCACTATGGTGtgccag ctcctcttccttctcttgtCTCTGCTGCAACTCTGGGATCAGGTGTACTCTGTAGGGCAGGAAGGGCTGTTTGGATACTCGAGGAGGCCCTGCAGCTGGCTAGAA GTCAGTTTGCTGATAGTAACCCTTGTGTATTACTCTTATTACATCTATCACTCTGCAATTGTCTTGGACAtagtggagctgctgcagagacacaacCACAGAAGACATGTTGATGTCGTACTTCTGGCAACCTGTGAACAa CATATCCGCATTCTGGGCGGAgttctgctcttcctcctcaccGTGAAGTGTGCGACTGTGTTGAGGGTGATCAGGACGTTTGCCACCTCTGCTGCACTCCTCACTCGCACGCTTTACAGACTTTTATGGCCAATG ATTACAGGTCTTATCCTGATGGTGGCGCTGTCCTGCGTGGGGAATCTCCTACTTGTGAAAAGCTCCTGGGCCTTCAGTTTACCTTCCCGCTCACCTCAGACACGCCTCAGTCATTACTGGAGTCACAGGGCCTTAAAGTGCCCCCTCCTTTCTGAGCGTGATCTCCTTTACCGAGGAGCTCTCTATCTGTCCTCCATTGTGTGGACAGCAGGG actcTAGGTGTTGTGTCATCAGTGTTCAGAAGTGCCAAAGCATCTCGAACCAGGGGGAATGTCTTCACTGTGACAGAATTAACCGATTACATCAGACAGAGAGTCTCTGAGTTTACAGGGCATGCACGAAGACAATCATTGACTGAAAATCAAGTGGAAAGGAGG acttaTCACCTTGAGGAGTTTGAAGGCTTAGTGGATGAACTTTTGTTTAAACTCAACGTCCTCTCAAACAGTCTGCACCTCACGCTGCCCCCCAAAGCCCATCACTACAGGGAGGAGGACAGTCCTCACACCTCACCAATACAGGAGCCTCCTGACTTAGATGCACAG GACTCTGTGAGACCACTACCATCAGAAGAGACCATGTCTAATGATCACACAGATGTTAGTGGCCACGTGGAAACCCTTTCTCCATCTTACTTGCTCAG GTCCAGACTTGAACCGGAGATACTGACACTCCAGCAACAGAGAAACCAACGGGGAGACGATTGCTTCTCCAACACTGCTTTTGCATCACATAATTCACAGCAACCTGATACAATAACAGAAGAAAATCCAAAAGACAGAGAGCTTGAGACTTATTTCAATGTTCAAAATTGCGTCTCCCCTCCAGGGTCAGCATCACTGATTACAGTTTGTTCAGATGATGATCCTGAGAAGGAAGTTGACCAGACGACCAGAAGAGATTACAGCTGCTGGTTGAGTATAACTCAGGCCACTCATACCGAGGTGGTGTTGGAGGTTCTTGTACATGAGGCACCTGAGAGTCTACC